In Sander vitreus isolate 19-12246 chromosome 7, sanVit1, whole genome shotgun sequence, a genomic segment contains:
- the LOC144521041 gene encoding 14-3-3 protein beta/alpha-1-like, producing MDKNDLVQKAKLAEQAERYDDMAAAMKSVTEQGAELSNEERNLLSVAYKNVVGARRSSWRVISSIEQKTEGNDKKQQMAREYREKIEAELQEICHDVLGLLDNFLISNATAAESKVFYLKMKGDYYRYLSEVASGDAKKDTVDNSQQAYQQAFDISKGEMQPTHPIRLGLALNFSVFYYEILNNPDKACSLAKTAFDDAIAELDTLNEDSYKDSTLIMQLLRDNLTLWTSENQADEGETGDGEN from the exons ATGGATAAGAACGACCTGGTACAGAAGGCCAAGCTTGCTGAGCAGGCTGAGCGCTACGATGACATGGCCGCAGCCATGAAGTCTGTGACAGAGCAAGGCGCGGAGTTATCAAATGAGGAGCGCAACCTTCTCTCTGTTGCCTACAAGAATGTTGTAGGAGCACGCCGCTCATCCTGGCGCGTCATCTCCAGCATCGAGCAGAAGACTGAGGGCAATGACAAAAAACAGCAGATGGCACGTGAATACCGGGAGAAGATTGAAGCTGAGCTGCAGGAAATCTGCCATGATGTGCTC GGGCTACTGGACAACTTTCTCATTAGCAATGCAACTGCTGCTGAGAGCAAGGTGTTCTATCTGAAAATGAAAGGCGACTATTATAGATACTTGTCTGAGGTTGCATCTGGGGATGCTAAAAAGG ATACAGTGGATAATTCCCAGCAGGCGTACCAGCAAGCTTTTGACATCAGCAAGGGGGAGATGCAGCCAACACACCCTATCCGGCTTGGCCTGGCCCTCAACTTCTCAGTCTTCTACTATGAAATCCTCAACAACCCGGACAAGGCCTGCAGCCTGGCTAAGACG GCATTTGATGACGCCATCGCTGAACTTGACACTTTGAACGAGGATTCTTACAAAGACAGCACCCTGATCATGCAACTACTAAGGGACAACCTGACT CTGTGGACATCAGAAAACCAGGCAGATGAGGGAGAGACCGGAGATGGGGAAAACTAA